From one Nematostella vectensis chromosome 7, jaNemVect1.1, whole genome shotgun sequence genomic stretch:
- the LOC116620180 gene encoding ubiquitin thioesterase OTUB1-like, producing the protein TEYLQDTQSKLRQYTSQTKPCTQLEPVATQSLSAQYSHVRRTRGDGNCFFRAFGFSYFEKLLTDEKEYQRFKDLAARSKDELVELNFPAFTIEDFHEVFMEVLDMMGNNATEDQLIQKFQDEGISNYLVVYLRLLTSAQLQRNAVFFENFIEGERTVKEFCNQEVEPMGKESDHIHIIGLTEALGVCIRVEYVDRTGDDVNHHDFPEDGSTPIVHLLYRPGHYDVLYLANQ; encoded by the exons ACGGAATACCTACAAGACACGCAATCTAAGCTCCGCCAATACACATCTCAG ACCAAGCCATGCACTCAGCTGGAGCCAGTCGCTACACAG AGCTTGTCCGCCCAGTATTCCCATGTGAGGAGGACAAGGGGAGATGGGAACTGCTTCTTCCGTGCCTTTGGATTCAGCTATTTTGAAAAACTATTAACAGATGAAAAAGAATATCAAAG ATTTAAAGATCTAGCTGCTAGGAGTAAAGATGAGCTTGTGGAGCTTAACTTCCCTGCTTTTACAATCGAAGACTTCCATGAAGTG TTTATGGAGGTCCTGGATATGATGGGAAACAACGCAACTGAGGACCAGCTTATCCAG aAATTTCAAGATGAGGGAATCTCAAACTATCTTGTGGTGTATCTCCGTCTGCTAACCTCAGCTCAGCTACAAAGGAATGCTGTGTTCTTTGAAAACTTTATTGAGGGAGAAAGAACGGTCAAGGAATTCTGCAACCAG GAAGTAGAACCAATGGGTAAAGAGAGTGACCACATCCACATCATTGGACTCACTGAAGCACTGGGTGTGTGTATTCGGGTGGAGTATGTAGACAGAACAGGTGATGATGTCAATCACCACGACTTCCCTGAGGATGGCAGTACCCCTATTGTACACCTTTTGTACAGACCAGGACATTATGATGTTCTGTACCTGGCTAACCAATGA
- the LOC5516056 gene encoding ribosomal RNA large subunit methyltransferase E isoform X1 — protein MLWSAFWRCFKGTNLLSIVQLQKLRFISGSPRLCQPQKVTGRNDSSTRWLRRHLADPYVKKASEDNYRCRSAYKLIQLDDKYHFLLPGHVVVSIDCGASPGSWTQVAVERVIPNIGGEQGLVVAIDLLDIKAIPGAVIMGRCDFTHKATQTKILSLLPSFGVNVILSDMAPNSSGNHSLDHEAILDLCDSAFEFGQKTLKPGGVFLCKLWDGRGTVDFMQMLKRSFKLVKKCKPQASRKDSPEIYIYAAGFIK, from the exons ATGCTTTGGTCGGCGTTTTGGCGTTGTTTTAAAGGGACTAATCTCTTGTCAATAGTCCAATTGCAGAAACTCAG GTTTATAAGCGGCAGCCCAAGGCTGTGCCAACCACAGAAAGTGACTGGTCGAAATGACAGCTCAACTCGCTGGCTGCGAAGACACCTCGCT GATCCTTATGTCAAGAAAGCATCAGAGGACAATTATCGATGCCGTAGTGCCTACAAACTAATCCAATTGGATGACAAGTATCACTTTTTGCTGCCAGGACATGTTGTAGTTAGT atcGACTGTGGGGCAAGCCCAG GTTCCTGGACACAAGTTGCAGTTGAGAGGGTAATCCCGAACATAG GAGGAGAGCAGGGGCTTGTTGTCGCTATTGATTTACTTG ACATCAAGGCTATTCCAGGGGCTGTTATTATGGGTAGATGTGACTTTACCCACAAAGCTACTCAAACGAAAATATTATCCTTACTTCCTTCTTTTGGTGTAAATGTGATTCTAAG TGACATGGCTCCAAATTCAAGTGGTAACCATTCCCTTGATCATGAAGCTATTCTT GACCTTTGTGATTCAGCATTTGAATTTGGTCAGAAGACCTTAAAGCCTGGCGGAGTGTTCCTGTGCAAGCTCTGGGATGGGCGTGGAACAGTAG ATTTTATGCAGATGCTCAAAAGAAGTTTCAAATTGGTCAAGAAGTGTAAACCACAAGCCAGCAGAAAAGATTCTccagaaatatatatttatgctGCTGGGTTTATCAAATGA
- the LOC5516055 gene encoding ubiquitin thioesterase OTUB1, translating into MAAAGGSHYSSEVNYDEAIMAQVDGIQKEIADAQTLVSEREDLQSLLNEYSQDDHVYQAKILSLSAQYSHVRRTRGDGNCFFRAFGFSYFEKLLTDEKEYQRFKDLAARSKDELVELNFPAFTIEDFHEVFMEVLDMMGNNATEDQLIQKFQDEGISNYLVVYLRLLTSAQLQRNAVFFENFIEGERTVKEFCNQEVEPMGKESDHIHIIGLTEALGVCIRVEYVDRTGDDVNHHDFPEDGSTPIVHLLYRPGHYDVLYLANQ; encoded by the exons atggcggcggccGGTGGTAGCCATTACAGTTCGGAAG TTAATTATGATGAAGCAATCATGGCACAAGTTGATGGAATCCAAAAAGAG ATTGCAGATGCCCAAACGCTAGTGAGTGAAAGAGAAGACTTGCAAAGCCTGTTAAATGAGTACTCCCAGGATGATCATGTCTACCAAGCCAAGATCCTG AGCTTGTCCGCCCAGTATTCCCATGTGAGGAGGACAAGGGGAGATGGGAACTGCTTCTTCCGTGCCTTTGGATTCAGCTATTTTGAAAAACTATTAACAGATGAAAAAGAATATCAAAG ATTTAAAGATCTAGCTGCTAGGAGTAAAGATGAGCTTGTGGAGCTTAACTTCCCTGCTTTTACAATCGAAGACTTCCATGAAGTG TTTATGGAGGTCCTGGATATGATGGGAAACAACGCAACTGAGGACCAGCTTATCCAG aAATTTCAAGATGAGGGAATCTCAAACTATCTTGTGGTGTATCTCCGTCTGCTAACCTCAGCTCAGCTACAAAGGAATGCTGTGTTCTTTGAAAACTTTATTGAGGGAGAAAGAACGGTCAAGGAATTCTGCAACCAG GAAGTAGAACCAATGGGTAAAGAGAGTGACCACATCCACATCATTGGACTCACTGAAGCACTGGGTGTGTGTATTCGGGTGGAGTATGTAGACAGAACAGGTGATGATGTCAATCACCACGACTTCCCTGAGGATGGCAGTACCCCTATTGTACACCTTTTGTACAGACCAGGACATTATGATGTTCTGTACCTGGCTAACCAATGA
- the LOC5516056 gene encoding ribosomal RNA large subunit methyltransferase E isoform X4, with amino-acid sequence MLWSAFWRCFKGTNLLSIVQLQKLRFISGSPRLCQPQKVTGRNDSSTRWLRRHLADPYVKKASEDNYRCRSAYKLIQLDDKYHFLLPGHVVIDCGASPGGEQGLVVAIDLLDIKAIPGAVIMGRCDFTHKATQTKILSLLPSFGVNVILSDMAPNSSGNHSLDHEAILDLCDSAFEFGQKTLKPGGVFLCKLWDGRGTVDFMQMLKRSFKLVKKCKPQASRKDSPEIYIYAAGFIK; translated from the exons ATGCTTTGGTCGGCGTTTTGGCGTTGTTTTAAAGGGACTAATCTCTTGTCAATAGTCCAATTGCAGAAACTCAG GTTTATAAGCGGCAGCCCAAGGCTGTGCCAACCACAGAAAGTGACTGGTCGAAATGACAGCTCAACTCGCTGGCTGCGAAGACACCTCGCT GATCCTTATGTCAAGAAAGCATCAGAGGACAATTATCGATGCCGTAGTGCCTACAAACTAATCCAATTGGATGACAAGTATCACTTTTTGCTGCCAGGACATGTTGTA atcGACTGTGGGGCAAGCCCAG GAGGAGAGCAGGGGCTTGTTGTCGCTATTGATTTACTTG ACATCAAGGCTATTCCAGGGGCTGTTATTATGGGTAGATGTGACTTTACCCACAAAGCTACTCAAACGAAAATATTATCCTTACTTCCTTCTTTTGGTGTAAATGTGATTCTAAG TGACATGGCTCCAAATTCAAGTGGTAACCATTCCCTTGATCATGAAGCTATTCTT GACCTTTGTGATTCAGCATTTGAATTTGGTCAGAAGACCTTAAAGCCTGGCGGAGTGTTCCTGTGCAAGCTCTGGGATGGGCGTGGAACAGTAG ATTTTATGCAGATGCTCAAAAGAAGTTTCAAATTGGTCAAGAAGTGTAAACCACAAGCCAGCAGAAAAGATTCTccagaaatatatatttatgctGCTGGGTTTATCAAATGA
- the LOC5516056 gene encoding ribosomal RNA large subunit methyltransferase E isoform X2 produces MLWSAFWRCFKGTNLLSIVQLQKLRFISGSPRLCQPQKVTGRNDSSTRWLRRHLADPYVKKASEDNYRCRSAYKLIQLDDKYHFLLPGHVVIDCGASPGSWTQVAVERVIPNIGGEQGLVVAIDLLDIKAIPGAVIMGRCDFTHKATQTKILSLLPSFGVNVILSDMAPNSSGNHSLDHEAILDLCDSAFEFGQKTLKPGGVFLCKLWDGRGTVDFMQMLKRSFKLVKKCKPQASRKDSPEIYIYAAGFIK; encoded by the exons ATGCTTTGGTCGGCGTTTTGGCGTTGTTTTAAAGGGACTAATCTCTTGTCAATAGTCCAATTGCAGAAACTCAG GTTTATAAGCGGCAGCCCAAGGCTGTGCCAACCACAGAAAGTGACTGGTCGAAATGACAGCTCAACTCGCTGGCTGCGAAGACACCTCGCT GATCCTTATGTCAAGAAAGCATCAGAGGACAATTATCGATGCCGTAGTGCCTACAAACTAATCCAATTGGATGACAAGTATCACTTTTTGCTGCCAGGACATGTTGTA atcGACTGTGGGGCAAGCCCAG GTTCCTGGACACAAGTTGCAGTTGAGAGGGTAATCCCGAACATAG GAGGAGAGCAGGGGCTTGTTGTCGCTATTGATTTACTTG ACATCAAGGCTATTCCAGGGGCTGTTATTATGGGTAGATGTGACTTTACCCACAAAGCTACTCAAACGAAAATATTATCCTTACTTCCTTCTTTTGGTGTAAATGTGATTCTAAG TGACATGGCTCCAAATTCAAGTGGTAACCATTCCCTTGATCATGAAGCTATTCTT GACCTTTGTGATTCAGCATTTGAATTTGGTCAGAAGACCTTAAAGCCTGGCGGAGTGTTCCTGTGCAAGCTCTGGGATGGGCGTGGAACAGTAG ATTTTATGCAGATGCTCAAAAGAAGTTTCAAATTGGTCAAGAAGTGTAAACCACAAGCCAGCAGAAAAGATTCTccagaaatatatatttatgctGCTGGGTTTATCAAATGA
- the LOC5516056 gene encoding ribosomal RNA large subunit methyltransferase E isoform X3: MLWSAFWRCFKGTNLLSIVQLQKLRFISGSPRLCQPQKVTGRNDSSTRWLRRHLADPYVKKASEDNYRCRSAYKLIQLDDKYHFLLPGHVVVSIDCGASPGGEQGLVVAIDLLDIKAIPGAVIMGRCDFTHKATQTKILSLLPSFGVNVILSDMAPNSSGNHSLDHEAILDLCDSAFEFGQKTLKPGGVFLCKLWDGRGTVDFMQMLKRSFKLVKKCKPQASRKDSPEIYIYAAGFIK; encoded by the exons ATGCTTTGGTCGGCGTTTTGGCGTTGTTTTAAAGGGACTAATCTCTTGTCAATAGTCCAATTGCAGAAACTCAG GTTTATAAGCGGCAGCCCAAGGCTGTGCCAACCACAGAAAGTGACTGGTCGAAATGACAGCTCAACTCGCTGGCTGCGAAGACACCTCGCT GATCCTTATGTCAAGAAAGCATCAGAGGACAATTATCGATGCCGTAGTGCCTACAAACTAATCCAATTGGATGACAAGTATCACTTTTTGCTGCCAGGACATGTTGTAGTTAGT atcGACTGTGGGGCAAGCCCAG GAGGAGAGCAGGGGCTTGTTGTCGCTATTGATTTACTTG ACATCAAGGCTATTCCAGGGGCTGTTATTATGGGTAGATGTGACTTTACCCACAAAGCTACTCAAACGAAAATATTATCCTTACTTCCTTCTTTTGGTGTAAATGTGATTCTAAG TGACATGGCTCCAAATTCAAGTGGTAACCATTCCCTTGATCATGAAGCTATTCTT GACCTTTGTGATTCAGCATTTGAATTTGGTCAGAAGACCTTAAAGCCTGGCGGAGTGTTCCTGTGCAAGCTCTGGGATGGGCGTGGAACAGTAG ATTTTATGCAGATGCTCAAAAGAAGTTTCAAATTGGTCAAGAAGTGTAAACCACAAGCCAGCAGAAAAGATTCTccagaaatatatatttatgctGCTGGGTTTATCAAATGA